ACAAAGGCTCATCATTATTGGAAATTTATCAAAACTGTAACGTCTTTAACGATGGGGCTTTCTTTGGCATGACCGATAAGGAAACCAAAATGAATCAGACTCTGTTTTTGGAAGATGGTCAGCCTTTACTCTTTGGCGAAAACAAATCAAAAGGAATAAAATTAGATGGGTTTAAGCCAGTAGTTGTATCAATGGAAGATACTTCAGCTGACGATCTTTGGATACACGATGAAAAAGACCGCGTAAAAGCTGGTTTGCTGACTCGGTTTTTTGACGATGAAATGCCACGACCATTTGGCGTGTTTTACTCAGAAGACAGAATGCTATATGAAGAAGCATTAGTTGGTCAAATAGAAGAAGCTAAAAACCTAAAAGGACAAGGTAATTTAGACGAATTGCTGAAAGGCTCGAATACTTGGTCAATAGACTAAAAGTCGAATTTTGCGCTAAATTTTATTCCCATACCCCTTACTCCGAATGCACTACTGATTTGGTATTTATCATGTAGATAACTTATCCGTTTTATAATATCAATTCGTATAAATTTAAATACGTTTGTAATTCCAGCACTTACTTCAATGTAAGGTGTACGATTCATTAAATGTGTTGTTTTTTCTCCATTACTATTTTCAGGAAATTGTAGTAATTCAGGATGTAGATTAGGGTTGTTTTTGTCGCTTAAGCTACCAACGAGGGCTTTCAGCCCGATAACCTCTCGTACTTTTAACTTTTTTATCAAAGGTAACTTATTGAAAATAGCTCCTTTAGAGAAATGATTCCATTGAATGGTTATGTATTCATCGTTTATGAATTCTAGATAGTTCATAAGGTTGAAGGACTTAAACTGATAACCTAGGGACTGGTTTGCAATAGGGATTTGTAAAATAGGAAAAGGCGCTGTGCCCCAAAATTTACCAACTTCAACCTCAATATCTGAATATCCCAAAAGGGGAATGTATGACCGTTTGCCTAGTTCCAAACTACTTTTTGAAAAATTATACTCCCCATTAAAAAAGCCTGTAAAACCTTGAGTATGATTTATGCTCACTATAGTATGTTTGTTTTTTAGAATTCGTCTTTGATTTTTTGTCTGATAAAACTGCTGTTTAGGGGCGTATCTAAGCTTTAGACTTACCTCATCAGTATTTATATGTTTATCGTATTTCCCAAGCCCATCGATAAAAATTAATTCGCCTAAGGGTATTAGTCGATTGTTATCGAAAAGAATATTAAAAGAAAACCCAGACTGAAATTCTTTTAAGTAGTCAAAATGAAAGTTATGTTTTAATATCATTTTATCAGAAGCGTTACTATTAAAAGAGTGAAGAAAATTATCGTTATCTAAACTCTGAGAGTATTGCCCAGGGAATTGCGTGGCTCTCGAAATGGAAGTGTAAATTCTATTCTGCGGAAATCTTAAAAAATCCTCATTAAAAGAATAATTAAAGCCTGATAAATATTTTATTCTTAAATCTCCCAAGCCCATAGCAATGTGTCCACTGATTTGATATTTTGGGTTAAATACAGTTGTAGTTCTACCACCCAATCTTAATTTAAGTCCTTCGATTTTGTTCCAACTAACAAATGTGGCAACAGTACCTAGTTCATACCAATTGCAATTGATCCAGCCTGAAGTTAGTATTGATGAAGTCTCATTAATAATTTTAAATGTTTTAGTATTTTGTATGCTATCAATCATGGTATAAATACCTTCCTCATTTTCATTTAACTCTTCGTGTCTATTTTCTTGCCAGAAGTCAGTGCTTTTATATTGGTCTGATTTTATAACATCACCTCTTGAACTATATATAGAATCAACGGCTTCTTTATTTATCACAAAGTCTTTAAAGGAGGTGTTCTTTTTGCCTACAATTCCAGTTTGTCTTTCGCCAAAGCTATAGTCAATGAAAATTGTATTACTGCTTTGCATCCATATTTCATTATTAACTTTCTTGAAATTTTGTTCGATTTTCAAATCATTAACAAAGTTGAGGTTAATGTTTTTATTTATCCCCATTTCCAATTTTCTCACGGCATATGAGCTGTCATTTACTACAAACATATTTCCGCTGAAAGCAAAATCGGTTTTTGAGCGAGGAGAAAATCCTAAATTAATGCATGAAATACCTTCTACATTTACAGTGTCGATGATAAAATACTTATAAATAACAGGTCCAACATCGTTTATTGGACTAGGGAATTGATTGCCAAACAGTTCGATTTGGTTTTGATAAATGTCAATTTCAGAATATAACTTTTGCATAATGTGACCTATGCCGTCGTTGTCCATTCTATTTAGACTGCCACTCATTTTAGTGCCATGAAGAATTTCTTTTTTAGTTTCTGGATTTTTTCTGAAGAATACTTTTGATAGGGTTTCTCTTATAAAAAATGGGATAAAAGGTTTGCCATTAACTTCAGAGGTGTCTACATAATTTTCAAAGACGAATTGAAAATTTTTCATAATTTTCTTTTCGGCTATTTTTTCGGAGAAATTATTTAAGTCGAACTCTTCTTTTTCATACTTGCTGTATTCGTAATAATCGAGTTTATGTTTCTGATTTATGTCTTTATTTTTAATGACCATTCGTGCTAGGTCTACAGCAGGATTTCCTTTGTTTTTATACTTCAGTTTTTTCTTTTCAACAATATTTACTGCAGCCAATTTTATTGATGTTGATTGCAGTTTAAAGTTTATGGTCTGAGGTTTGTTGTATTCTATAGTTTTTGTTGAGGTTGTATATCCTATGAAAGAAGCGCTCAAATTATCTGTTGCCCATTTTGTCTCAAGAGAATATTTGCCATCAAAATCGGTGATGGTTCCGACATTTGAGTTTTTGAATTTAATATTTACAAAGGGCATAGGCTCGTTGTTTTCATTAACAACTTTACCTTTTACTCTGGTAGTTTGCGCCTTAGAAAAATGAAAAACAGTAGCAAATAAAAGCAGAAAAAGAAGACTATTTTTTTTCATCAAGTGGGCTTAAATTATAGCAACGAATGTACTATTATTTTAAGTCATTTGGAATTTTACATACAGGAATTGGAATCATTTTGTGCGTGTTGGCAGCGTTCAATCTAGTGTAGATGTCCAGAACGTTTTGTTGTCTTTCGTTCAGTTCAGAAGACAAGCCGTCAAATGACATAGCCCATTCTAATTCGGCATAAGTTGCCCCAATTTGATCTTCATCACTTCTATTGTCGCCCCAAAGTCCGTCGGTTGGTGCTGCAGTTAAAATATCATCATTAACACCAAGTTCTTTGCCTAATGCGAATACTTCAGTTTTGAGTAAGTCTGCTATAGGACTAATGTCCACGCCTCCGTCTCCGTATTTAGTATAAAATCCGATGCCAAAATCCTCAACTTTATTGCCTGTACCAACAACTAAATACGAATGTAATTGGGCGTAATAATATAAAGTAGTCATTCTTATTCTAGCGCGTGAATTGACTAATGAAATCATATGATTTTCAAGGCTTTCATCAATGCTAACGGTTTCAACAAACTGGTCATAAATACCGCTTAAATCTACACAAGCTGAACTAACATTTGGA
The window above is part of the Flavobacteriales bacterium genome. Proteins encoded here:
- a CDS encoding carboxypeptidase-like regulatory domain-containing protein — translated: MKKNSLLFLLLFATVFHFSKAQTTRVKGKVVNENNEPMPFVNIKFKNSNVGTITDFDGKYSLETKWATDNLSASFIGYTTSTKTIEYNKPQTINFKLQSTSIKLAAVNIVEKKKLKYKNKGNPAVDLARMVIKNKDINQKHKLDYYEYSKYEKEEFDLNNFSEKIAEKKIMKNFQFVFENYVDTSEVNGKPFIPFFIRETLSKVFFRKNPETKKEILHGTKMSGSLNRMDNDGIGHIMQKLYSEIDIYQNQIELFGNQFPSPINDVGPVIYKYFIIDTVNVEGISCINLGFSPRSKTDFAFSGNMFVVNDSSYAVRKLEMGINKNINLNFVNDLKIEQNFKKVNNEIWMQSSNTIFIDYSFGERQTGIVGKKNTSFKDFVINKEAVDSIYSSRGDVIKSDQYKSTDFWQENRHEELNENEEGIYTMIDSIQNTKTFKIINETSSILTSGWINCNWYELGTVATFVSWNKIEGLKLRLGGRTTTVFNPKYQISGHIAMGLGDLRIKYLSGFNYSFNEDFLRFPQNRIYTSISRATQFPGQYSQSLDNDNFLHSFNSNASDKMILKHNFHFDYLKEFQSGFSFNILFDNNRLIPLGELIFIDGLGKYDKHINTDEVSLKLRYAPKQQFYQTKNQRRILKNKHTIVSINHTQGFTGFFNGEYNFSKSSLELGKRSYIPLLGYSDIEVEVGKFWGTAPFPILQIPIANQSLGYQFKSFNLMNYLEFINDEYITIQWNHFSKGAIFNKLPLIKKLKVREVIGLKALVGSLSDKNNPNLHPELLQFPENSNGEKTTHLMNRTPYIEVSAGITNVFKFIRIDIIKRISYLHDKYQISSAFGVRGMGIKFSAKFDF
- the nadE gene encoding NAD(+) synthase; this translates as MRTKECTEYICNWLSSYLNTSKSKGFVIGVSGGIDSAVTSTLAAKTGVPVLCLEMPIHQQKEQETRANQHINWLKSTYPNVSSACVDLSGIYDQFVETVSIDESLENHMISLVNSRARIRMTTLYYYAQLHSYLVVGTGNKVEDFGIGFYTKYGDGGVDISPIADLLKTEVFALGKELGVNDDILTAAPTDGLWGDNRSDEDQIGATYAELEWAMSFDGLSSELNERQQNVLDIYTRLNAANTHKMIPIPVCKIPNDLK